A segment of the Prochlorothrix hollandica PCC 9006 = CALU 1027 genome:
GGCCAACGGGCAGAACCGGTGCGGGATGTGACCCTATCGGGCAATGTTTTCAGCACCCTGGCGGATATTGAGGCGATCGGTGATGACTTTCACTGGGATGAGTCGGGGGGATGCGGCAAAGGGGGCCAAAGTGGTCTGCCGGTGGGCTGCGGTGGACCCAGCCTCCGCATCGGCAATGTGGTGGTGGGGGGCCATATCGACTCCTAGAGCCTCTGCCCTGGGCAGGGTCCCTTGGCAACCCCCCCCACACACGACCCATTGAGAACTGCTGTAAGTAGAACAGGAAAAATAAACGCAGCTTGTAGGGTGTGTTGTAGCCGTAACGCACCGCAGAGTCAGGTTTTGATGCGTTACGCTATCGCTAACGCATCCTACGGGAATTTCCTTCGATCTACCAGAATCCGTCGCAGTGCTCCGCCCATAGCCGAAGGCTTGGGGGGTGGTGAAGCGGCGGGCGACCGTAGGGAGCAGTCAGTCAATCTCGGATTGTTGCTGGATGTACTGCTTGAGGACTGAAATGGGTGCTCCACCGCAGGAAATAATGCAGTACGAACGACTCCAGAAAACGGGTTTACGGTAGACCTTGCCTAGGTGCTCCGCAAATTCTTTGCGAATCAGACGACTAGAAACAGTCTTCAAGTTGTTCACCAGCTTTGAGGGCTGAACCTTTGGGTTAACGGATATGAGTAGGTGAACATGGTCGGCTTCACCGTTGAACTCCATCAGCTTCCCCTCCCACTTCTCCAGAGTCTCGCCAAAAATTATCCCTAACCGTTCAAGCATGGGCTGGGTAATGCATTTGCGGCGGTATTTGGTGCAGGCGACTAAATGGAATTGAATACTGTAAGAGCAGTGATAGAGCGTATTTAGCTGTTGTGGCATAGCGAGCGACTAAAAGGTATAATAGCCCCATGATAACCCTGACGTATGAATACAAGCTAAAACCGACCAAGCAGCAGGTCGAACAGATCGACCACGATCTAGAGGTGTGCCGCCGGGTTTGGAATTATGCGCTGAAAGAGCGCAAGGACTGGATTGCTTCTCGCAAGTGCCCGGTCAATGCTTGTTCTTTGCGTAGCGAGTACATCATTCCGGCAGATGAACCCTATCCCAGTTTCAGTGTGCAGTGCCAACGGCTGACTGAGGCTAAACGGCTAAATACCGACCTGGCTTCCGTGAACGCTCAGGTTTTGCAGCAGATCTTGAGGCGTTTAGACCAAGCATTTGACCGTCGCAAAAAACTAGGGTTCGGGTTTCCACGGTTCAAAAAACCGGGGCAAATGCGGTCATTCTCGTTTCCTCAACTAGGCAAAATGCCATTGAAGAATGGGTCCGTTCAATTGCCTGGGCTGGGCTGGATGGCCATTCGGCAATCTCGGCATTACCCAGAGGGCTTTGCCGTCAAGCAGGCTAGGGTTGTCAAGCGAGCATCAGGCTATTACGTCATGCTCACCTTTCAGGCTGATATCGTCATCCCAGACCCACCGCTGGTGGGTCATGTCGTGGGTGTTGATGTGGGCTTGGAATATTTTCTCTCCACTTCGGACAGGCTTCAACTAGAGCGGCCCAAGTTTTTTGTGGATCTGCAACGCAAGCTTAAATCGCTGCAACGCAGACTGAAGCGAAAGCAGATTGGGTCAGCCAACTGGAAGAAGGCTCAGCTCAAAGTGTCACGGTTGTATGAACACATTGCCAATGCCCGCAAAGACTTTCACTTCAAGGTGGCTCACCAGCTTTGTGATGTCGCTGATGTGATTGTGGTTGAAGCCTTGAACCTGATTGGCCTCAGTCGCGGGATGTTAGGCAAGCACATGCTAGATGCAGGTCACGGACAATTCCTTAACTCGGTGCTGCCCTGGGTTGGCTTTAAGCGTGGCAAAGCCGTGGTCAAGGAAAAAGCTGCGGGTACCTCTCAAGAGTGCCCTGCCTGTGGCGAAGCAGTTCGCAAAACGCTTTCAACTCGATGGCATGAATGCCCTTGTGGGTGCTCCATGCCTAGGGATATTGCCAGTAGCTTGGTACTGCGCAATAGATTTCAGCAACGCTGCGGGATGAGCAGTGTTAAAAATGCCCCTGGAGAGGTTCTGGTGGGGAGTGTTCTGCACTCTAGTCAAGACTCTGTGAACGGGGAATCTCCTGCTATACGCGAAGCGTTAGCGGGATGAGCGTCAATTAGAACTAACCCACTGACCAGCCCACTGACCAGCCCACTGACCAGCCCACTTATCAGCCCAAACGAACAAAAGCCGAGCCTAGGGCTTATGGTAGAGGGAAGCAGTGTCTGCTACGGGAGAAGTCTCCAGAGTTCGCTGTTATGGTGAACCTTGGGGGCTAAGTTTCCCAGATTTAAGGGGCACCCTCCCTGGGAAATCGTCTCGCAATGTGCGCCCCTGGTACGTGCCCCTGGTGGGAGACCAGCACCCCTGTCCCTAACCCCTTCGGTGGTATGTCGGTAAACCCCTCTTCCCCAAAAGACTCCTTTAATTCCCTTAATTCTCAACCCTTGTCGCCCTTGGATTCCAACGCCTTTAATCCCCCCACCGCCGTGCCTAGCCTCCTGTTGCCTGACCACTATCAACGGGGGTTTGGCCATCGTCGATCGAAGGCGGCTACCCTCTTAACCTTGGCCTGGGGGGGGACGATCGCCCTCTATTACACCACCTGGGGGTCTTGGCTAACCCTAACCCTGGCAGCGTTGACCGGTCTCCATCTCCTGCGGGTGGTTTTAACCCGGCCCCTGGTACTCCCCGATCCCCTAGCCGAGGATCAGCGGGATCAGTGGCCTCGGGTGTCTCTGCTGGTGGCTGCTAAAAACGAAGAGCAGGTGATTGGCAAACTGGTGCAAGCCCTGTGCAATTTAGACTATCCCCGCGATCGCTACGAAGTCTGGATCATCGATGACCACAGCACCGACAGCACCCCCGACATCCTCAAAGCCTTGCAACAGGACTACGACCAGCTCCAGGTTTTCCGCCGCGATGCGGGAGCCAAGGGGGGCAAGTCCGGAGCCTTAAACCAGGTGGTGCCCCTGACCCAGGGGGAGGTGTTGGCGGTGTTTGATGCCGATGCCCAGGTCCCTCCGGACATTCTCCAGCAGGTGTTGCCCCTGTTTGTGCCCCCCCAGGTGGGAGCCGTCCAACTGCGCAAATCCATCTCCAACGCCGATCGCAACTTCTGGACCCAGGGACAGGCCGCAGAAATGATGCTCGATGCCTACTTCCAGCAGCAGCGCATTGCCTGCGGGGGAGTGGGGGAATTGCGGGGCAATGGGCAATTTTTGCGGCGCAGTGCCTTGGAGTCCTGCGGTGGATTTAACGAAGAAACCATCACCGATGATCTGGATCTGACCATCCGGCTGCACCTGGAACAGTGGGACATTGCCTCCTGTCTCTATCCCACCGTGGGAGAGGAAGGGGTGACCGGTCCCATGGCCCTCTGGCACCAACGCAACCGCTGGGCCGAGGGGGGCTATCAACGCTATTTAGACTACTGGCGTTTAATCGCTCGGAATCGACTGGGCACGGCTAAAACGATTGATTTGCTCACCTTTTGGATTAGTCAGTATCTCTATCCCACCATTGCGGTGCCCGACCTCCTGATGGCGGTGTTGCGCAACCGAATGCCCCTGTTTACCCCCGTGGCTGGGATGACCATCACCCTGTCGTTGGTGGGGATGTTTATGGGGGTGCGACAGGTGCAACAACATCCCCAGTCAGTGCGGGCCGATCGCTCGCCCCTGTTGCTGTGGCTGGGCACTGTCTTTCGGACCCTGCAAGGGGTGATTTATATGTTCCACTGGTTTGCGGTGATGGCGGGCACCACGGCACGGGTCTCGTTCCGTCCCAAACGCCTCAAGTGGGTCAAAACCGTACACCATGGCTAGGGCAAGGGCGATCGTGGGTACGCAGTAGGGGGTTACGGGTTCAGGGTTGCCCGCAGTTGTTTGATCAGGGTGACCACCTCTGGGTGGTTTTCCGAGGCGGCCCAAATTAAGGCGGTCCAGGAATTGCGATCGCGGAGGTTGAGGTCAGCCCCCTGATCCACTAAAAACTGCACCACCTCCCCGTGACCTTTGGCCGCTGCACTCATCAGGGCCGTGAGACCAAAACTGGTTTGGCTGTTGACCTCGGCCCCCCCCTGCACCAGGCTTTGCACCATGGCCAGGGATCCCACCGCACTGGCACTCATCAGGGCCGTCCAGCCATCGGGATCGGTGGCGTTGACGGGGACGTTATGGGCCAGAAGACAGTCCACAATGGCGGCATGGTTCCCTTCGGCGGCGAGGATCAGGGGGGTTTGGCCCTCCGCGTTCACCGGGTTCCCATGGGCACCCTGGCTCAGCAGTGCAGTCACCTGGGGCAGATCACCCCGTTCCACAGCGTCGATCAGGGATCGATCGCCGGTCACAGCATCATTGACGGACTCATTCAGCGTCTCGTTCGGGGATTCGTTCGGGGATTCGTTCATCGTCTTGTTCGGCGATTGATTCATCTAAGAGTTGATGGGGGAGTCATGGGGCGATGCGGTGGGAGATGACGGGGCGATCGGTCGTTGGAACCATCGGGATCAGCCCTGAGTCTCTGGCTTTGCCCCCAGCACCCAAGGTCCATGGCTGGGCCAAGTCTACGGGAGAAAGGGACTCCACAGCAACCGTCGGACCCGGCGGTAACCCCTGGCAACCCCTGGCAACCCCTGGCAACCGGAGGGGTTTAGGCCCACCGGTTTACGCACCGCTTCAAACCCACCTGTTCCAATCCAGCCGCCCCATGCCCATGAACTCTTCCCAGTTTATGCCGACACCGGGGGACGATCGCCCCCTCCCTGCCAACCTCCCCGCCGGTCACTCCCCCAGCCTTCAAGCCAGCGATCGGCCTCCAGGGGACGATCAAGCAGCCTGGTGGTTTGCCTTTGTCGATCGCCAGCTTTTAGTGCAAACCCAAGACCCAAACCAACCCCTGCTCCCCCAGATCCCCCAGTTAGCAGACCTGGGGCTGATACCCCGGCGGACTCAGTGCCTGGGGCAGTGGCAGGGGCACCCCTGTTATGGGGCGGAGTTGGCAGCGGACACCGTGGCTCCCCCCGGCTGGGAACTGGGGAACCTGCGGGAACTGTACCCCCGATTGGGGGATGGGGGTTTTGCCATGGCGGGGCGGGCCTTTCAGATTATGGACTGGGATCGCAATCACCAGTTTTGTGGCCGTTGCGGTCAGCCCACCCTAGCCCTGCCCCCGGAATGGGCCAAACATTGCCCTAGCTGCAATCTACGGGTTTATCCCCGCATCTGCCCCGCCATTATTGTCCTGATTCACCGGGGTTCGGAGGTGCTGTTGGCCCGATCGCCCCGGTTCCCGGAAGCCATGTATAGCGTACTGGCGGGGTTTGTGGAAGCGGGGGAGAGCCTGGAGGAAAGCCTGGTGCGGGAAGTGCAGGAAGAGGTGGGGCTGGAGGTGCAAAACCTGCGCTATTTTGGCTCCCAACCCTGGCCCTTTCCCAATGCCTTGATGGTGGGGTTTGGGGCGGAGTATCGATCGGGCACAATCCACATTGATCCTGAGGAATTGGTGGCAGCGGCCTGGTTTCACCGGGATAATTTACCGAGGATCCCCCCCAAGCCCAGCATTGCGCGACAGTTAATCGAAGCATTTGTGGCCGGTGAGCTGCATTAGCATTGCATGTAAGTTATCCAAGGCTATTAAGACAAGGGGTGCATCCCGCTTTGGCTGCCCTCACCCTAAATCCCTCTCCCAGAACGGGAGAGGGACTTTGAACGTTCTGGCTCCCCTTCTCCCGCCCTGGGAGAAGGGGCGGGGGGAGGAGGGATGAAGAGCAAGTTACCAAACTGGGATGCTCCCAAGACAAGACTATTAACCCAAGACTATTAACCCAAGACTATTAACAGAGGAGAAGCATTATCGAAACCATTTACGGCAAACTGAACGGCCTTAAATCCAGTCACCTCAAGCAACTACAGCGGCTGTATCAGCAGCGGATTCCGGGCGATCGCCTCACCACCCCCGAATTTGCCCAACGCCTTGCCGCCCTCAGCAGCGAGATGGGTCAGCCCCTGTCGGTGTACCTCAATCGCCGGGGCCAAGTGATCCGGGTGGGGGTGGGAACCCCGCGCCAGACCCAGATCCCTCCCCTGGAACTGCCCCGCTATGGGGCGGAGCGCCTCTGTGGGATTCGCTGCATCACCACAGATCTCAAGGGGGAAGCCCCCAGCAGTGCCACCCTCACCGCCATGGTGCTCCAGCGCTTGGATGTCCTGGTGTCCCTGAACATTACGGGCCAGGGCTTCACCCGGCGCGGCGGCACCGCCACGGGCTATGTGGAAACCACCTATGTGGCCCATCTCCTGTCCCAGCCCGATACCCCTTGGCAGGTGTTGCCGCCCCAGAGCCTGGAGGTGGTGGCAGAGCAGGATTTTCTGGATTTGGTGGAGGGACTGGAGGAAGAGTTCCGCCAAGACGTGGTGGGCAATGTGGTGGATCTGGACCACGATCGCGTGATCGTGGTGGGGCTAAAAACCCAGGGTCGCCGGGATCTGCAATTTGAGCAGGGTCTGACGGAGGTGCGGCGACTGGTGGAATCGGCGGGGGGGGAAGTGCTGGACACCCTGCGCCAAAACCGCGATCGCCCCCATCCCCAAACCGTCGTCGGGGAAGGCAAGGTGGAGGAGATCGCCCTCGCCGCCCAAACCCTGGGGGCTAATTTAATTGTCTTCGATCGCGATCTCTCCCCCGCCCAGGGCCGCAACCTGGAACGGCAAATCGGGCTGCGGGTGGTGGATCGCACC
Coding sequences within it:
- a CDS encoding ankyrin repeat domain-containing protein — its product is MNESPNESPNETLNESVNDAVTGDRSLIDAVERGDLPQVTALLSQGAHGNPVNAEGQTPLILAAEGNHAAIVDCLLAHNVPVNATDPDGWTALMSASAVGSLAMVQSLVQGGAEVNSQTSFGLTALMSAAAKGHGEVVQFLVDQGADLNLRDRNSWTALIWAASENHPEVVTLIKQLRATLNP
- a CDS encoding glycosyltransferase gives rise to the protein MSVNPSSPKDSFNSLNSQPLSPLDSNAFNPPTAVPSLLLPDHYQRGFGHRRSKAATLLTLAWGGTIALYYTTWGSWLTLTLAALTGLHLLRVVLTRPLVLPDPLAEDQRDQWPRVSLLVAAKNEEQVIGKLVQALCNLDYPRDRYEVWIIDDHSTDSTPDILKALQQDYDQLQVFRRDAGAKGGKSGALNQVVPLTQGEVLAVFDADAQVPPDILQQVLPLFVPPQVGAVQLRKSISNADRNFWTQGQAAEMMLDAYFQQQRIACGGVGELRGNGQFLRRSALESCGGFNEETITDDLDLTIRLHLEQWDIASCLYPTVGEEGVTGPMALWHQRNRWAEGGYQRYLDYWRLIARNRLGTAKTIDLLTFWISQYLYPTIAVPDLLMAVLRNRMPLFTPVAGMTITLSLVGMFMGVRQVQQHPQSVRADRSPLLLWLGTVFRTLQGVIYMFHWFAVMAGTTARVSFRPKRLKWVKTVHHG
- the tnpA gene encoding IS200/IS605 family transposase, encoding MPQQLNTLYHCSYSIQFHLVACTKYRRKCITQPMLERLGIIFGETLEKWEGKLMEFNGEADHVHLLISVNPKVQPSKLVNNLKTVSSRLIRKEFAEHLGKVYRKPVFWSRSYCIISCGGAPISVLKQYIQQQSEID
- the nudC gene encoding NAD(+) diphosphatase: MNSSQFMPTPGDDRPLPANLPAGHSPSLQASDRPPGDDQAAWWFAFVDRQLLVQTQDPNQPLLPQIPQLADLGLIPRRTQCLGQWQGHPCYGAELAADTVAPPGWELGNLRELYPRLGDGGFAMAGRAFQIMDWDRNHQFCGRCGQPTLALPPEWAKHCPSCNLRVYPRICPAIIVLIHRGSEVLLARSPRFPEAMYSVLAGFVEAGESLEESLVREVQEEVGLEVQNLRYFGSQPWPFPNALMVGFGAEYRSGTIHIDPEELVAAAWFHRDNLPRIPPKPSIARQLIEAFVAGELH
- a CDS encoding RNA-guided endonuclease InsQ/TnpB family protein; this translates as MITLTYEYKLKPTKQQVEQIDHDLEVCRRVWNYALKERKDWIASRKCPVNACSLRSEYIIPADEPYPSFSVQCQRLTEAKRLNTDLASVNAQVLQQILRRLDQAFDRRKKLGFGFPRFKKPGQMRSFSFPQLGKMPLKNGSVQLPGLGWMAIRQSRHYPEGFAVKQARVVKRASGYYVMLTFQADIVIPDPPLVGHVVGVDVGLEYFLSTSDRLQLERPKFFVDLQRKLKSLQRRLKRKQIGSANWKKAQLKVSRLYEHIANARKDFHFKVAHQLCDVADVIVVEALNLIGLSRGMLGKHMLDAGHGQFLNSVLPWVGFKRGKAVVKEKAAGTSQECPACGEAVRKTLSTRWHECPCGCSMPRDIASSLVLRNRFQQRCGMSSVKNAPGEVLVGSVLHSSQDSVNGESPAIREALAG
- the hflX gene encoding GTPase HflX; the encoded protein is METIYGKLNGLKSSHLKQLQRLYQQRIPGDRLTTPEFAQRLAALSSEMGQPLSVYLNRRGQVIRVGVGTPRQTQIPPLELPRYGAERLCGIRCITTDLKGEAPSSATLTAMVLQRLDVLVSLNITGQGFTRRGGTATGYVETTYVAHLLSQPDTPWQVLPPQSLEVVAEQDFLDLVEGLEEEFRQDVVGNVVDLDHDRVIVVGLKTQGRRDLQFEQGLTEVRRLVESAGGEVLDTLRQNRDRPHPQTVVGEGKVEEIALAAQTLGANLIVFDRDLSPAQGRNLERQIGLRVVDRTQVILDIFAQRAQSGAGKLQVELAQLQYCMPRLTGQGQAMSRLGGGIGTRGPGETQLETERRTIQQRISRLQREVSQLQAHRARLRHQRQHQDVPSVALVGYTNAGKSTLLNVLTSAEVYVADQLFATLDPTTRRLVLPQTEATPPKALLVTDTVGFIHELPPSLVDAFRATLEEVTESDALLHVVDLSHDAWKTQIEAVNKILGEMSMPPGPSLLVFNKVDQVPSEVLATAQEHYPQAVFVSATDRLGLTTLRQRIEQLVTYAQL